The Rhodamnia argentea isolate NSW1041297 chromosome 10, ASM2092103v1, whole genome shotgun sequence sequence aaaacaggtattctcatatgcgatccatgtgcaggtttctccaacatgaaaaagagaaattatgacacatgttatttacagtcttgcatatcatgcatcacttcattacataaattaaaaaaaatgggattaaaactcccgccaaaaagttcatccataatttgccttgtcaaaattcaagatttaattttgtctttgagcggaacctctacgagcctccactcaaagagaggcagttgttgacgcctaaattttgactaatctattttttgcataaaaattagaactaattttagttttaaacaaaaatcatcccATATATTCATTTAGCATTGACATATAATTGAACAAGAAAAAcgtttgagcttaatttaacagGCGTTTGGACTAGGCATGGGCTGGAAAAATGCACCAAGAAGGTTTgggcttgaaagaaatattttctcggggacTATTGCAAATACTCGAACTTCAGCctttgtattgcaaatacttggaacttcaggaattgtattgcaaataccaaaagaagatggagaaaggaagatggtgaagagaagataatgaaaggaagatggtgaagagaagatgaagaagagaagatgaatatgaagaagagaatatgaaaatggaagatgaggaaatgaagatgaagaaaagaagatgaatatgaagaagagaagatgaaaatggaagatgaggaaatgaagatgaagaagagaagatgaaaatggaagatgaagaaatgaagatgaagaacgaaggatgaagaactttgcctataaaagaagaagagtttttGAAGAGAAGGGGAGTTTTTTGGAGgggaaaagaattgagagagtttttgagcgGAAttcttagagaggaaaaagagagttcttgagaaaaaccggaagagaaaattcgagagtgaagaaaagagctttagtcaagcatcatcttcgacgagtcccgacacatacttcgcctctcgccacccaacaacgcaattacttgccattttcgacgacagccacgttcttccaactccgagatcttaaacaaaactataacgtgtacgtgagtaagattttgtgtaatagaaggtaatttTCTCCATCTCGATCTATAAAGATGTATTcatttggtttgaacatttgtttgtttattttagatatgccatgtgttccaaagtttagcattattacaagttaatttatttttgtgaatactCATgactggctgcattttctttctttctaaatcatccatggtataTATCGCATAAAGTTCAATGTCTTACAttctcataagaaaaaaaaggaaaaattcaaaaaactgcacctttgagtttcaagtaaaatccatcaaaattgccaaatcaaacatttttcatgaaaatggtaccaaaagggcgttagagtaatctagcgtaaccaaatccccggattcaaaatctctggttcgtagaaataagatagttttctcccgctattttatttaggtttctaattgacctaccaaaaatgattagtggcgactccaaattcaaattacattgtttgttaattattcgaaccttaagttgcgatttggtatggacttgggagaatccgagttaggttagttaattaattaacccgataatctaTTAGCCCggaaattaacttgtttattttttaggtcgcgacatggACGAGAGCCACCTCACCCATGGCTGGCGGGGCTATAagggccctcgcccaaatctacgAGGGCCTTCGCGCCCTTGCCTACAACCGCCGGGGCCACGAAGGCTACCGCCTAGTGCCGTTGCAACCCCTCGGCCTAGGGCGAGGCGGCTCTCACCCCCCCCCCCCTAAGCTAACCGGCCATGGCCGGCGGGGCCCCTTACAACAACCCTCGTTGGCCAAGAGGggagaaatgattaaaaaaaattcaaaataactaaaagaataaagtaaaaacccacgtttatatttaaaaattcaaaaaaaattactctGGTGATGCCATGTCAGATTTTCTGACGTCTACGTAAAAAAATTACTCTGgtgatggcacttaagtggtcgtttttgttttcaaatttgtggCACTCTAGTGAgcggaaaaaaaagttatggcactcatgatATACTTATCTTGAACTTAAATAATCAAACTAAAGCATTAAACATTCAATCGACCAATACTTAACGTCATCGGCAAAGCCGATCGTCTAGGAACTTCGTTCAATAATGCTTGCTCAAAATCAATATACTGAATGATGTGGCATGTTGTAAGTGGGTATTGCGACGGATGGGTCACCTTGAACCTCCAATAGAAATATGTTGTTTAGCATATCAACTTTGTAAAACGATTTTGGCATGAcaacaattctatttttctattccaAGGAACAATTTTAGAGCAGAATTTTGTTTGGtaataaaatttcatattttctattttgggacatttttttgcctaaaaatagtttagaatagaaataaaagtagaaatttctatttttctgttttcagtaacgaaaatataaataagaattcttctctttgctctctctctctctctctctctctctctctctctctctctctctctcatgcaatctctctctctgtcgccACCGACCGCCGGTCACCCGCCGCTAATCGCCTCTCCCGCATCCCTACCGCCGGCCGCTGTTCACCCACTGTTGATCCCCGGCTTCCGTTCACTCTTCGTTACTCGCTATCCGCCGGTCACCTTGGTACATAGAGTGCCAAAGAAACTCTTGTGTACATGAACTTcggtaatttttattttgattagcCATTTAGATTTTTAAAGGAAAGTGAAAGTTATTACTGACTTTTGATAAGTTTAGGCAAACAACTGCTGCAAGTTCAATGACTTTTTGTCCCGAATTCAAAGTAGTATTGTCAGGTTTaaaaggtcatgaaaatcaTATAGTCATTAATACTCGGTTTGTTTAGTAGAAAATGAGTGATTATGAAtatgttttctaaaaaataatcacttatatcgcttacaaaatgtatgaacaaaaaaaaaatcatcatttacatatatatttagacacaaattgttattaataatgaaaatattttttattgattaattactCCAAATGATACACGcgaggctccatttgtttcagcagtataagcaatcatttttaatgaaatttatttcaaatcgttcatttttcgtttgctcaatttgtggaggaagcaatttttattcaaaaaaaagagataaaaggtAATCAATAGATAAAAGGTAATCACGGCCAATGGGGCGTTGGACGAGTTGGTTGAGCTTCCTAGACTTTAAACAGTTAAACTAATGAGATCCTACATTCGACTCTCAACGCCTACCTCGTGGAGACTTACCTTGAGGCATTGGCATATGCTTATAACCACAAATATACAACACCTGTAAGTACAACAAGCTCATTTGGCACTAAGTCGAATCAAATTTACATTACACCGGCCGCGAAGAGCCCCCCAGCGCTCCGGTCCGTTTTCACTGTAGCAGAGCCGGAAGCGAAACCCTAGccccctcgctctctctccctctccgcgCTCCGGTCCTTCTCCACTGTAGCGGAGCCGGAAGCGAAACCctacctctctctctgtctctctctctccaatggtAAGTATTCATTGACCTGTTCTTTAGTTTTCATCCCTAGATTGAGTTTGCCCATTTGACCCTATTCGATTGAAAGGTTCTTCCTTTTCGTGAGCTGAGTGTTGAATCCTGTTTTCCTTGTTGGTGCTATGTATGTTGAGCTGAATGCTCTTGTGGTTGCTGAGAAAATTTGCGGAGAATGAATGGGTTTTAATCCTAGGTACTTTCAGGTGGTCGAAGTGGCGTAAAAGTCCCCATTAGCTGAATGCTCGTATGGTTGCTGAGAAATTTTGCGGGGAGAGATTGGGTTTTTTtctatctgttttttttttgtcatttctctttttgctaTTCATTGACCCTTTTCAAGGGAACAAAAAGCTGCAGGGTCTCAATTTTGGGTACTTCGTGAATGCTTTCAATTGTCGCGGTTGTTCATTTTCGTTCTTATTTTCAAAACCTGAATGCTTATGATTGTCGTGCTTGCGACGGTTGGTATGAATTGTCGCTGCATACTTTCCATTGAGTGCATCTGTTGATTTCTTGTATGAATCGTCGCTGCATACTTTCGATTGTCGCAGTTGTTCATTTTCGGTCTTATTGTCAAGGAACCTGAATGCTTATGATTGTCGTGCTTGCAACAGTTGGTATGAATTGTCACTGCATACTTTCCATTAAGTGCATCTGTTGATTTCTTGTTTATATGTGTTTGAGTAATTTTTAGAGTCGGAAAAGATTGAGAAGAAATAGTTGAAGAGTTAGAGTCGGAACGGGGTGAAGGAAAAGGGTTCGATACCTTGATTGTTATCCTACCCTCTGTGGTATTTTTGGATTAGCTTGTTTCATGCTAGGGATGGTGTCAATAGAGCATTCGCTTGATAGTGGTGACCGTAAGATATTAAAGTCGTCAGTTCGTGCTTTTGATGCACATGAACCTGAATCATGACCTCGCTTCAtcacctctctttttttttcgaacttCTACATTGTCCTGCTCTTGATGATATTCTTTCCATAACACGGAAGATGGAGCCTTCCTTCAAGAGTAGCGTCAACAACCTATACTTGTTCCTTCGCCAGTTGACTTGTTCTTGACTGGTATAAACCGAGTCTAGTCCCGATTCTCCCCTCTTCAATTTTGCTATCACAGTCCTGTTGTTTCCCTGTCTTTGTCTATTTGTTCATTTGAGACGTGATGTCGGTAAGATCTGTTTAGCTCTCTCTGGTGTAATTACTATCTCTCGGTGCTAATTTGGATAGTAGTGAGTGAAGTATTGAGTGTAAAAATGATTGCCAAGTCAGATATTCTGCCTAGCATACTTTGCACACAGAAAGCAGCAACTTCTTAATGATTTGAGTTGGTATCAAGCTTACAGCAATAAACTTTGGTATCTCTGAAGCTTATGACAAAATTTGAATCAGGCAACTACTCCACTGATTGCGGGGGTTGCAATAGCAGCTGCTGCGTACGCAGGTAGATACGGCATCCAGGCATGGCAAGCCTTCAAGGCAAGACCACCTACAGCGAGAATGCGCCGATTTTACGACGGGGGCTTCCAGCCCACCATGACGAGAAGGGAAGCAGCTCTGATACTTGGTGTCAGGTTAGCCTCATACAAATTAACAGGCTTGTTATGATAGTTTAATTCGTGAAAACTGCCTATACTGTATATATAAATTTGATTTCATTTGCTTGAGCAAGTAGTGCGAGATTATCATCAAAGACCGCATATTTGCTTGTGTATCATTGGTTATATGAAATTGCAGATTTTGATGGGTGAAACCTTCATTTTAATGAGCAAATCCAATCTAATACTCCACATGCCATCGCATCTTCTGTTCATCGGCAtgaacttttgtttttctccaaCAGAGAAAGAACTCCGGCAGATAAGGTCAGGGAAGCGCATAGGAGAGTTATGGTTGCGAATCATCCAGATGCTGGCGGTAGCCATTATTTAGCTTCTAAAATCAATGAAGCTAAAGATGTGATGCTTGGAAAAACTAAAAGCAGTGGGTCTGCATTTTGATGACCCTTTTCTGCAAGGCCGCATTCTCAGGTTCCCGGTGGATCAAACCGATCTTGATTTGTCGAGGTCGAGTAAGTGGGGATTGgaaattctcttcttcttttcagtAGTTCACCCACAGGAACCAGGTCTTTCTTCTGCCCATGAGGAAATTAGATTGGCCTATGATTCTTCGAAGAGCCGTTTGtttcttttcggaatttttGTAGTTTACATTGTGCCGATTATAGTTTCTTACTCCCCATAAGGATAATTACGCATTTTCACATGTCGGGTTATTTTAGAGATTTCacaatctctcttttttccatcaAGAAGAGTGTCTACCATGAATAATACACGATTATTTGTCTATGTGAAAGAACATTGGATTCACATATATTTTCTTGGTTTTATTTTGGAATCAAGCAAATTGTAATACTGATACTTCCAAGTAAGATTACTATGCAATTTATCCAATTCATAAGTGATCACACTTTAATTACTAAAATCGGGCAAGTGTTCAATCATATTATAGGAGTTTAGAAACTCAATACtaaaagaacaaagaggagccCGTGCATTCCCCGAGCCACAAAACTAGTGAATTAGAAAAGCATACTTGTACCTCCAAGTGTAAGTCGATATTGCGGGTTCTTACTGACGGCGATTCAAATCGTTGATTAATTTGTATCACCATGGAGGAACTTCTTGACTTATTTCTTTTATAACAACAGAATTTTTTTGCTCGGTATTAATGGCTCGACtactcttttcctttcctcttcgCTAGCTTGCCTTATTGCGGCTTTTACACTTGTCCCCTTTGTCTGTTCTAAACTTCTGTGCACATTTAGGAAAGAGCATGCATCTGTACACCGACAATTTCCAACTGTTCTGGCATCATGCATTGACCAAACCAGTTCATGGAGGTTAACTACTAATTATGATTAGTAGAGATTACTTTCTGGCCACATCTCGGCAAGCTGGCAAAATCCACGTTGAAGCTGTGCATGGTGTACTAAACAAGATAGAGGAAGAAACAAAGATCAATATTGTACGTCTGGGCGTACCCGCATATAGTCTGTCTCCTGGTACAATGGAAGAACGATACCTCTCCAGTGATTTATTTTATATCTGTTTGATTTGAACTGACAAAGCATTGTGAATCCCCTAGTAGATTTGAGTACACAACTCCAAAAGGTATAACACATGCTCGCTATTTCAATTCCTCGCTATAAAAAAGCTCTTCCAAAATGCATGCCTCCCCGAGTAAGAAACCGTGATTTCAAAAAGATCCCACCTTTCCCGTGATTTCAAAAAGATCCCGCCTTTCCAGCTCCACAAAGAATGGAACAATTTGTGGTATTTACATGAAAACATTTCAGTTTAGAAGCAAGGTTGCGTGTCATTCTAGGGCGGGATTCACCATCAACGGCTCCTCGGTGATATCCACCTCCACCTTCTTGTCTAGCGGCCCTTGAGGGACTCCTAAAAGagttgaaaacatttttctgtgGCAGTCATCacagaaaaagtaaaaggagaAATGGCCTTCATCTGGAAGCCTATGGATGGTGGCTTGAGgcagaagacgagagatgcaaTCAGCCATCGATGGTGGGACCACTTCATCATCCATTCCCTGCATAGCACCGACAAAAATCAAATGTTTCATGCATAAAACATTTGTAATGGTCCGTCTGCAAGAACACCCCACCAACAGAACCAGAACTCCAAGCTCCAAATCTAGTTTCATTTTCAAATGCTCCTTATTTCTTGTGAAAGCATAGTTGGATCAGCACAAGTGATACTTACATAACAACAAATATGACAAAGGTTAAAACGAAAAGCTAAATCAATGTTTTCCGGCAACCTACAAGACAGACCTAAATCTTTCTCAAGCATCTATGCATATCACGATAATGCACACTGCAAGTGCAAGAAAGAATCTTAAGATACTCTAAACTTCACAATGTAACTCAATATCTGACTAAATCCAGGCATTCTAGTGATTAATTCAACTCCTATGTCCCAAGGACTCCGTGTGAATATTGCAACCAAATACAGCTGAGGATTTGTCAGACCTTCTACCCAGGGCTCATTTCCGGCCAAGACCTAAATCCCGTAGTGACAGAGCATAAGAAGCTACTGAAGAGTGGATAGCAGAGGTCCTCTGTGCGtgtccttttgcattgattcatATTGAATTCTCCCACCAAGGgatcaattttgaaaacatGGTTATATCTGCACCAGTACTTCAAAACATCACAAAGTGGTATAAAAGAGAGAAATCGCCCCAACCTGCCATAAGTGTATAGGACCAAGAAATCCAGTCAATTCACAGTCTGCCTGGCTGTACATAGATTTTAGCCATGGAAGAATGCCTTTGTGTTTGCACTTTTTCTGAACCTGAAGATCTGCCAAGCTGAAACTCCACTTTGACACCTGTAGCACAAATTCCTCTGTGAATGGTGATGCATCACCTTGACGAATTGATTCTTCCACGTTCCTATGCCAAAATTCTTCAAACTGTGGTTGTTGGATCAAAGCTTCATCCTGAAGAAACCAATTCCAAGAATTATATAGCATTCAAGTGCTTTTACACTATCTGCTCCATCCAAGGGAATATATGTAATTTTATGCTATTACAATATATCAGCTGGAGTAGGCCCATTGGAGACACTATCAGCCTTCTGCCTAGTGATGATGTTTTCAGTGCATATAATGACATATTAATTGAATCACGCCAATAAGGATTCTGAAAATTATTAGGAGTAATCCAAAAGAACACCTTAACCCATTTAGTTAATTCCCATTTTTCCTAGAGATACCGTTATTTACTTAATTACACTAATGCGAGGTTGCTCAACAAATGCCGTCAATTTTCAGTTAATGGATATCCCATGgtcaataaacaaaaaacactCACATTTCGAGAATGATATGCACTGCTAAAGAATATAAATATGGAAATATTCTAACTAAGCAAACAGTTTTGGAGTAACTCATATCTTGCACTTCCTAGATTCCTATGTATACTTAGTCAATAAAGCATGTGAACCTTGGTCCTTCACATCTCATTACTAGCAACAACTACAAGCATTGCCAAGCAGAAACCATTGGTAAAGTTCCACAAATGGTTCCACAATAATATCTTGAGCTTCTATCTCACCTTCTTTGCCATGGATATGGACAGCCAATCGCTAATTGAACCATGAATTCCAGAGAAATACTTCCGCTGGAACAGAATTGAGAGAAGCTTGGGAAACCTCTGAGCAAGACCATAAGTTAGTTTTCTCCTTCGAACCCACTTTGCCCATGTCCGAGAGCTTTCATCCTTTGTCATACGAGGCTCATACGGATTGATCATTGGTGCGACCATAGCTGCACCTGCAGAGTtatcaaaatatcatcaaacaaCGATGTTATACTTTTTCAGTTCTTTGTCAAACAATGATTTACGTGCATACATGAAAGTGCCCATTCAGTGGTGTCATAGGTTGTCAAGTCAATTATCATCTTTTATACTACGCATCCACTTCTCTTTTCATTTGGGAATACTTAACTTTCGGTACTCAGCTGATTCTTGTATCCATTTTCCTTATCTTCTTT is a genomic window containing:
- the LOC115735191 gene encoding mitochondrial import inner membrane translocase subunit TIM14-1-like translates to MATTPLIAGVAIAAAAYAGRYGIQAWQAFKARPPTARMRRFYDGGFQPTMTRREAALILGVRERTPADKVREAHRRVMVANHPDAGGSHYLASKINEAKDVMLGKTKSSGSAF